In Erigeron canadensis isolate Cc75 chromosome 8, C_canadensis_v1, whole genome shotgun sequence, the DNA window ACAAGATTgtcactacacccttgccccttagaTTAACGTCTGGAAGAGGTATATAGCAATCTATTTTCTAATACTAAActgtgttattattattattattagtagtagtattgttgttgttattattacttaattatttaCGTATTTAAAACATCACTTCTATTAGAAATTAATagaatttacaagaaattagtagTAATTCGAGATAGCATTCGGCCAGCACTCTTTAAACTATAACAAAACTAATCCTACTAAATATATTACCAGCAACACATGCTTCAATGTCTTTCGCATCGAAAAACTTGAGCATAGTTACTACatctttttcaagttttttcaaaagaagaaaatgaagtCTAAAAGTATGggtaaaaaatgataatattcactGAACACATGTTTTTATATCTCAagatatattcttttaaaaaagataaattttcaATTATATTTGTTAATTCGTGGTGTTGAAACAccaatttttattttggttGCGAATTAGTAGTTCAGTATCATTATCAACACTTCTTCgcaaaattaattttattagtagcatatgaatatatgatgcaTAGTTAGTTACTCCACTTATTTATTTCctattttttaaaaggtgaatttcgtttgaaATTCAActcactcgaagtagaaatgcttaTTTTAAATACCCAATGGAGAAAAAATTCCTTACTAATCCGTCCGGAGGCACGACAATTATTAGGGATAAACCTTGCCCCATCAGAGTTGAACTTGGTATACCCAAACCAATCCCTCATAGAAGGACTATCTACATCTCAAAGTTGTTAGAATGAAGATTCAAACATGAGACCTATAGGTTACCATGAGAACTTCAAACCATTacaccaactcatcattgatTATTTTCTAATTAACCATTGACtttaaatacataaattattcagcatggtattttttttttttaatttcaaaatggaaataaaatatGTCAAATGTTCATTCTAGTGTACATAATCTAtgtatataacataaaatatataaaaataaattctcATGGTATATAAGCACCCTTTACTttggaaacaaaaaaaagtgcACCATCATTATTATCAATATCAAAGTATCAAAATGGTTGTATTCTCTCACCCAAATTGGCGTAAGCCAAATATTCGGACACTTGACCGTCCGTCCATCTTTCTCGCCGGGGCTGTTTCAGCCTTAATATTTCTTTGggcctttttcttcttctcaactCTCGACCCCAAAATCGTTTCCTGCAAATGTAACAAACAACCCGACCCGGCATCCAACCTCCAGTTCGACCCACCAGTCACAACCTTTTACGACGACCCATCTTTCGGTTACACCGTAAACAAACCGATAAAAAATTGGGACagtaaaagaaaaacatggctCAAATTGCACCCGTCCTTTGAGCCCAGTTCGAAGGACAGGGTATTTATAGTAACGGGCTCACGGTCGACTCCATGCAGGAGCCCGACAGGAGACCATTACTTGTTACGGTTTTATCGTAACAAAGTTGATTATTGTCGTATTCATGGTTACgatattttttataacaatGTGTTACTAGACCCGGAAATGCCTTCATGTTGGGCCAAGATTGCGACTGTGCGAGCCGCAATGGTGGCCCACCCAGAAGCCGAGTGGATTTGGTGGCTTGATGAGGATGCTGCATTTACGGATATGGAATACAAGATTCCGTTTCATAAGTATAAGGATTATAATTTTGTTGTTCATGGTTGGCCGAAGGAAGTTTATGAGAAAAAGAGTTGGTTAGGGTTAAACGCCGGATCATTTTTGATCCGGAATTGTCAGTGGTCTTTGGACTTTTTAGAGTCATGGGCTGATATGGGCCCACGATCACCAAATTATGATAAATGGGCGGATACTTTATTAAATGTTTTCAAGCACGAGTCCGATGACCAGACCGCACTTGCTTATTTGTTATTAAAGGATCACGAAAAATATTTTGGGAAAAAAATGCTTATCGAAACCGGTTACTATTTAGAAGGGTATTGGGTTTTAATAGTTGATACGTTAAAAAATATAACCGAAAGGTATCTGGAGATCGAGACGAGAGCGGGAATGTTACGAAGGCGACATGCCGAGAAAGTGAGCGAACGGTATGGCGTGTTACGAGAACCATCGTTAAAGGACGCGGGTAATGAGTTTGGAAGCTGGAGAAGGCCTTTTGTGACTCATTTCGCGGGTTGTCAACCGTGTAGTGGGAAACATAATCCGTTGTTTACCAGCAAAAGTTGTAGGGAGGGTATGAACAAGGCTTTAAATTTCGCGGATAATCAAGTTCTTCGAAATTACGGGTTCGTTCATCGGAATTTGTCGGATTCATCAGTTGTTTTGCCTTTACCGTTTGATTATCCTGCGTGATTAGTATAgaatttaattaatcatttgtgATGTATTAGTGTTATTTTCTCCCTTTTTTGAACATATTTTGGAGCTAGATTTAGTATAGAAATAAAAGCTTCATTTGTTGTCTTAATTTGGATTCGATataactttgaatttgatataacTTTGTTGTTATCCCCAATATCTGGGTAATATTTGGACGCATCGTAGAGTTAATTTAGTACGTATAAAAACACATAACATTTTGGTTTGTATATATGATGTAGGTTTCGAGCGTCACGTGTTGCCATTTCTTAGAGTTCATCCTTATGTTGTATTCTTTGAAACAGAAAACGCagaattcaaatttcaaatactCAATTTAAGGATTCACCCTTCAAGACAAAAGATTGAGTTTGGATTCGACAAGAATCTTGTCGATATTACCAAGATTGTTAAACGAAATTCTACAGGTTTTAATTAAGAagcattaaataattatatatttgtcataaaatttaaagactgagcttttaatatgaaaatgtataacATTCTAAATAAAATCTTAAGAGCTATATTCtatcatttttctaaaataaaatatcaaacaaatcaatatgttacttgtttctttttcttttcttttctttttggtaaatCTGTTCCACTATTAAAGTATTTCTAAATCCGTTTTAGGCGCCTGGTATCTCGACCATatttttggtaacccgaccagactATTAATGACAGGGGGCCCGCTTTTATTCTACCTGATTTGCCATTACAGACATGGGGCCCACACTATTTTGGAGCAAtatggtcgagataccaaaaattTTGGTTGAGATACACCATCCGTTTTAAAATCATCTATGTCCTGCGTATTGTCAAAAAGTAAGAGTTTTATCAATTGGGTTAACCTTATTTTTTCtatattaatttgaaaatttatatttttggtcTCTAGAACTCACAATATATAAAGATATCACTTCAAAGTCGAAAACTTAGATTTTTATTCATAAagttagacattttttttttttttttcgcaTTTTACTCCACGACTAGACATTGTCTCATTTTGGCCGTTAAGAGAAACTGAATGAGTTAAAATTAGAATGATTCTAGCCCATCTATAACACCAGTTAACCCGTTTATGACACAAAAAATTAGTAGAATGAAGCAAATTAAAGAGGATGAGCATCAATCTTTTGACTAAAAATGCCACCCAAAGAACAACTTTAAGCAGGCAGCCAGACAGGGGTTCATACTCATACTGATATAGCAAGGAACGCATCTTCTGAAAAGTCAAAGGTAGAAGAAGCCTCAAAGGAAGCGCAATGGATTTAATCACGTGAAGATCTGAATCATTTCCCACGATCCAAAGTCCCAAACAAGATCTCAACCAGTAATAAATGGACATGGactatattattatcatattattgTAGTAGCCAGGTATTAAAtgtatattactcgtattattattattttgataaccaAGTAATAAACTGACATGGAGCATATCatcatttcttaaaaaaagtATAAGGGGGCGTTTAGTAGGAGCATTattgagaatgaaaatgtaataaagaatgaaaatagtaggaaagaaaatgagtatttggaaagagaataatTACATTGTTAGGTAACAACAGAGAATCATAataagagaaatataaaaaataaacaaattaatatgaaatttttttttttaacaaaaactaattataatatcataatataaataattaaaattaataattaaatacatgagAAAAAAAAGGTACTTTGATTCCATTCTTCACTATTTTGGGAGGAATCATGAGAATGGAAATGATTCCCCTTTCTACCTcttcatttccattctcttgtGTAACCAAATAAGGGAAGTGATTCTCATTCCATTTTTACCATTTTCATTCCACCCTACTAAACACCCCCTAAGGGATCAGTGGCTCACCCCCAATTTTAGCCAtctcaaaaatcaaattctGATTACATTATAAATGATTTGTTCTCTCAGTGTTAGTGAATATAGTGTAGCTAAGCCTTCTCATCAACTTTACATTTGACAAGATTCGAACTTTCACCAATCCGAAAATAAAATATGAGTGGAAAACTTCCTAATCACTAGGTAAGACCACAATGGTTAATATCGAAAAGTTTTCTAAATAAATTActatattaataagaaaattttttaatgaataaaccaaaatAGTCAAgtcatttaaataaaattttatatttgtcGACAAAATGAATTGTACAAAAGCTCTCCTGTTGATCAATGGTGACATTAAATTGTctttatagttaaaaaaatatatataatcatataaatttaGCAGTCATGGATGCATGGAACAGACATTTTAGGCCAACCTCTATCAATAGTAAGGATTTGTCAACACCTTCAATATCAGACATATCACATTAGATAAGAAATAGATCAATCCTCTATGAAATTTCATGGAAAGAAAATACGAAACATCTACAAAATTGTCTTTTGATTGGTTACATATAATATTTAGAGCAACTTCCTATACATTGATATAGAGACATGAGTAATTAAAGATCTagaattatataaatatctagAGTAATAATATTGTTAAGTTAAGAAACATGAGTAATTAAAGATCTAAAATTCTAGAATATTATAACTTTGGCCTTTATTGTACATGTTCTACaacaaacataaacattttgaaCAAGTGAGTTCGGTAATCGGTATGAACTCTTGAAAATGGTCTTATGCTGATGATTTGGTTACCCGTGCTATTTAACGTACACAAAAACGGATAAGATAATGGTGGTTGGTACTTGGtaccaagaaaaggaagaaggtGAAATATGAGGAAACCCCTCACAAAACTATATCAAAGTACGAGCATTTTAGCAATTCTTTCTTCGTCGATCACAATATGCCAACATATGGCGAGACATATCTATATCATGTTTGTTTCTTTGGAGAAAACACCACGTttacttcttctttttttttacttatacaatTAATCAAACTATAAGCTAACAATAATACGTAATGTAACCTGCAATACCTTATTCTATTAAAAATGTCAACTGTATATAGTCACGAATATGACACTCGATCCGTCCATAAAAGAGACAGAcaatatatctaataatatgaCCACAACCAAGCCATCATCTTGGATCTCAACATCTCATCTTATTTTCATATACTACTCGAATATATTGTTCTCTTGTTTTATTCTGAGCTAGCTTGTTAGTTATGTAATGTCAAGTTGAGTCTTctactgttaaaaaaaagaaatatatgtcAAGTTGAGAGCGTTTGTGGATAGTCAATGTCATTTACTAGTCCTGTTTCTCAGCCAAACCAATACGTTAGTAGTCTCTGTTACTTGAAAAGGATGGAAGAACATCTGTAGTTCTCGGTAAAATAAAATGagtattaaaacaaaacaataaatttatcTATATTGAAAATCACCatacatcataaaaatcatcgtgcatcaatacATATACTTGTTCTTTGTGAATTCCATGCATCAATTTTATTATGATCTAAAAGTCAAATTGTGAACAAAAGGTAGGTAGTTTATCTTTTCTAAAAGAGTAAACCAAATATTGTGAAAAAGAAACGTGTTACATGACAAATTTGAGCCAATCAAGGAGTTATATTTCAACTCTGAGCCAATCAATGGGTCAGCAAATTTTCGTGATGTGTTAGTCCATGTAAGAATCGACGTTGACATATTCTAATCCAAAAATTCACCTCCTCTTTATGATAGATTTTCCGGCAAGAATTATGCACATCTTGCAGCTCCGGTGAAGCGTTTTACAGTTCTCTAGTTATATTATGTCGAGCAAATCCAGCTAACCTGAATATTAGCCCGAGTTACAGATTGACCATAGTTCTTGTtgaaaaaaatgtcaaaaaaataaGATGCTAAGGTGTACCTTTACATGGACTACCAAATGAACATTTGTTGACTCTTCAagtaaaaaacatatttttaggCTATCGTGTTGGTGAGGCCttttcaattattatatatctaattttaaaaggaaaaaaaataaaattaaaagaagttTAGATATTTAATAAGGTAGACTAATTAGACAATTTTAATGAgggtaaaaaatgaaaataaaacaaatcaaaaatacaaATGAAAGTTATTAAGCTACTCCTTAGAACATCTCCAATGATAAAAAGCTTTTAATAGCTTTTTTTGTTGCCACTTCATCAATCCATTAACTTCAAGCTTTATAAAAAGTCATTTACTCCAATGATAGCTTTTTCTAAAGctttttttgattaaataaccTTGATTTGAAAAAAAGCTTTTGCTCAATAGCTTGATCAATATTAAgcttttgacaaaaaaaaagcttttgtaCCCAATGATATCAAGTTTTTGAAAGACTTTTTTCCttcaaaaaaacttttgatCAAGTTCCATTGGAGATGCTCTTATAAGGAAATTCCTTTTGTTCCATTATTTATCAGCTTTTCTCTTTCCTATAACACCCCAAGAACATCACCTCCTTATAACCCTCTATTCTTCCTCTCACATTACGTTAAATGCGCGTCTAAACTTAGAAAAAAACACCAGACGCCGCCTTGGACGCACCCCGTGCTAATAGCGTCTTCCCTCTCCAACGTATCAGATGGCATCGGACGCAGGGGGAAGACACCCTATAAGGACCGGCCTTAAGAGGTAAAAGTGAAAATTGTATGAATAGCACTTGGAAAGAAAAAGTGTTTGCAACCACATTTAGCTACTTAATGActtattttgattaaaaaaaaaaaaaagcttttgatTTTCTCCCGTTGGAGATGCTCTGAGTATAAGATAATAAGAATGACAGAATGACTATCTACTAAATGCATTGTTTGGTTAATAGGTTTGGTTTCTGGATGTGCCAATTTGTTAAGAGATCCTAATATGTCTCATGTTGCAAAATCCCATCCATCCGGGAAGCAATACAGAGCTGAGTGGACCTTATGGTTCAATAAAGATGCTGTGATTTAGTGTTTACTGATGGAGTTCAAGCTCACTTTCTATCTGTGCAAATATCTGCATAAATTCGATAATGATAAGGAAACCTGATAGAATCATTTCTGATCAGACTGCCAATGGTCACTGGACACCGGGACTCATGGTGGGCTAATGATCAACGATCAAGTGATGCCGAGTCACCTTTCGTTGAAGGAACACAAGCAACGTTCAGGAAAAAGATTATTGTAGACGATGGATATTTTCTAAACAGGTTCAGTGTAGGAATCGTTGACATCCTGAAGAAACGGTGCCCATTTGTGAATTGTGACTCATTTTGCCGGTTGTTATATGCTTAAGGGAAAGCATAGCCTGTCGGTAACCGGAGACCGTTGACAGAATGCCATGAATATCTCGTAACGGCGGACCCCTGTTAACAGgtatatcacatatatatcgGGGTTAAGGGCTTAAGGCTGGTATTTACAGCATTGCTATTTACCAAATTACTTTGGTTTCGCTTGCGCCATTTGATTACCCAGTATGTTAAACTACGAGAGTTTTGTGAAGGTCTGGAGCTTCAGTAACATGTATTAAATTGACTCACCATAGGATCTTCACAATAATTGTCATTAGACTAAATTTAGCGACGTAATGTTTCACTTGCCTTTCAGCAGATTTAGTTTAAGTATGTTGATGGCCACAGGTCCACATATTCAATAATATTTagaatcttctttttttttttttactttggaGAAACAACCTTTCCTCTCTAAATCTCCCTAACGTGTGTTGTGAATGTGAATAAAGATTTCTGAGCCTTCTTGCCTCGGAGATACCCTGTGGGAGCGAATTTAAGCGATGTTTTGAAACCTGGACCATTCATTGAATTGGATGACATCTCCACCTTTTGACCAGAAAAACAGAGGATTTTCACATCATGCTGGAAAAGATTGCAGGTTTTTAGATCTTGTTGACGAGTTTCTTTTGTGGCACACAAAATGAAAACACATAAAGTAAACTCAGCGGGTTTGATAAAGAGTTTCAAAGTTCAACAGAAATTTTTGTGTAGGTTTTAGTCGATAATCTTAAATTGGCCAGCTCCTGGTGTTTACCGGGAAGAACCAATTCAAGCTTTAAGACACGGTTACCCTGGCGGTTCTCGGTCCGAATGGCTGGTTCAGGTTTCAAAACATTGGGTTTACGGGCATCTCCATGATTGATGCTATTATTTCCAATGTTACAGTACATTGTGTAAAAATACAGCCAATaacttattatttattatattaatactaTAGTAAATCTAATATAATGAAAGAATTAGACATATTCtgtataacaaaatttataattgCACTCTTCTAAACAGACTGGGTAGGTTTTTCTAGATAAGGTAACCCTCATATGAAAGATGTCATCCTCAAAGAGACTATACAGATGATTGTATTTGGCTTcaataagatttatatatagcTCAACCAAAACCATGTCCCAAGGTCATCTATAGGTTGCTGTTTCGTTGGTCCTCACCAACACCAATAATACTATACCATGCCTGCCCCAACTAACTACGTCACACCGAACCATGATCTTAGGTTTAAATCAGAAACTAATTTACGAATGCTAAACACTCCAACTGGTGTACTACAAGGTTTCAAAGTAGATTGCAGCTATATTGTGAGGGAAGTTTTACTCATATGGTGTATCAGTTTTGGTATATCTTGAATGGGCTAGCTTTGTTCCGTATTGGTTTAAATATCTCAGTTGACCTAAACATCTACCCATGCATTTTGGACTGTCCTTGCCTAAAAGACACATAACAGAATTACAGAACTGATTCTAATCATAAATGATCAAACACATAAATAATCTATATGAATAGTTCTAGCCTTTCTATCAACAATAAGACAATAAATCATCCTGAATTGGCTTGGGCCATACCCTAAATCACTAGACCAACAATAATCTAAATTGTTCATTGCAAACAACCTGCTTTTAAGTTCAATACTTCAAGCAATCTTGTTAACTTAAGGTGAGCCCATATAGGTCCATGCATTTAATTTAAGGTTCAGTCACAACCCTTGTCAATACCAGACTCTAGTTAGTCAAATTTACCATTTGATTACAAAACTTGATATTAAGTTCTTATTTTAACTGGTCCATGATCACATATGATCCGaataattaacttaaaacaGGGTTTAGGCAACACATAGAAACCTGActtaattttaattgtcttaCTTGACTACGCAGATCTTGATGACAGATGCAGCACCAATACGGTGGAGTGCGACCACAGCATCACCTTTCTTGCACAGCCCTTTCCCAGATGCTGATTTTAAAGCAGCTTCCAAAATCACCTCAGTGGACTCAGCATCAGTTGCCTTAGCAGATCCTTCAGCAAGGAGCGGAATCAATCCTCTGTAAACAAGACTATGTCTAGCTGGAGTCTCGTCACTACAGGTCCAGTCAAACGAGTCAGTCGATAAAACAGGAACCACCACTGACAGAATCGGGACTGCTGGCCGATATTTCGCCACTAGCTTAGCTGTAGTTCCACCCCGGGTCAGAACCACAATGAGTTTGGCTCTAGCTTTGTTAGCTGTTCTAACAGCCGACGATGCAAGCGACTCTAACGGGCTCATTGGCAATGGGGTTGACCTTATCATCTCTTTAAAAATGATTCCATAGTCAAGAGATGATTCTGCTTCAATGCAGATACGGGCCATGGTCTTGACCGCAATCTCAGGGTATGCACCAGCTGCACTTTCTCCACTAAGCATGACACAATCGGTGCCATCAAGAACAGCGTTTGCCACGTCGGTGGCCTCAGCACGGGTGGGTCGAGGTGATTTGATCATAGACTCGAGCATTTGTGTTGCAGTCACCACAGGCTTGCCAGCAAGATTACATTTGTAGATCATCATTTTCTGTGCCAAGAAGATCTTCTCTACTGGAATTTCCATTCCTAAATCACCACGTGCAACCATGAATGAGTCGGTCTCGCGCAAAATCTCATCAAAGTTTATAACTCCTTCCTGGTTCTCAACCTGCAAAAAAATTTGATACCCATTTAGAATAGTTAATTCCCCTAAACCCAAAGATATCTGATGGTTGATAAGCATCCGTAACCACCAAAATAAATGTGCACTTAAGAGGGGGTGTTTGAATATTT includes these proteins:
- the LOC122611290 gene encoding pyruvate kinase, cytosolic isozyme, whose translation is MSNIDIEGILKDLPNDGRIPKTKIVCTLGPASRSVEMCEKLLRAGMNVARFNFSHGTHEYHQETLNNLRIAMQNTQILCAVMLDTKGPEIRTGFLKNEKPIQLKEGHEITISTDYTIKGDEETISMSYKKLPVDLKPGNTILCADGTITLTVLSCDTASGTVRCRCENTAMLGERKNVNLPGVVVDLPTLTEKDQEDILQWGVPNNIDMIALSFVRKGSDLVNVRKVLGPHAKNIQLMSKVENQEGVINFDEILRETDSFMVARGDLGMEIPVEKIFLAQKMMIYKCNLAGKPVVTATQMLESMIKSPRPTRAEATDVANAVLDGTDCVMLSGESAAGAYPEIAVKTMARICIEAESSLDYGIIFKEMIRSTPLPMSPLESLASSAVRTANKARAKLIVVLTRGGTTAKLVAKYRPAVPILSVVVPVLSTDSFDWTCSDETPARHSLVYRGLIPLLAEGSAKATDAESTEVILEAALKSASGKGLCKKGDAVVALHRIGAASVIKICVVK
- the LOC122579733 gene encoding putative glycosyltransferase 7, which produces MVVFSHPNWRKPNIRTLDRPSIFLAGAVSALIFLWAFFFFSTLDPKIVSCKCNKQPDPASNLQFDPPVTTFYDDPSFGYTVNKPIKNWDSKRKTWLKLHPSFEPSSKDRVFIVTGSRSTPCRSPTGDHYLLRFYRNKVDYCRIHGYDIFYNNVLLDPEMPSCWAKIATVRAAMVAHPEAEWIWWLDEDAAFTDMEYKIPFHKYKDYNFVVHGWPKEVYEKKSWLGLNAGSFLIRNCQWSLDFLESWADMGPRSPNYDKWADTLLNVFKHESDDQTALAYLLLKDHEKYFGKKMLIETGYYLEGYWVLIVDTLKNITERYLEIETRAGMLRRRHAEKVSERYGVLREPSLKDAGNEFGSWRRPFVTHFAGCQPCSGKHNPLFTSKSCREGMNKALNFADNQVLRNYGFVHRNLSDSSVVLPLPFDYPA